The sequence GCGACGTCGGCTATGTCGACGAGGATCGCTTTCTCTACCTGACCGATCGCGCGACCTTCATGATCATCTCCGGTGGCGTGAACATCTATCCGCAAGAATGCGAGAATCTGCTGATCACCCATCCGAAGGTCGCCGACGCCGCCGTGTTCGGCGTGCCCAATCCCGATCTCGGCGAAGAGGTGAAGGCCGTGGTGCAGCCGATGCCCGGCGTGGTACCGGGCCCGGCGCTTGCCGAGGAACTGATCGCGTTCTGCGGCCAGTCGCTCTCGCGGCAGAAGGTGCCGCGCTCGGTCGATTTCGAGAAGGAATTGCCGCGCCTGCCGACCGGCAAGCTGTACAAGCGGCTGCTGCGGGACCGGTATTGGGGGAACAAGACGTCAAGGATCGTGTGAGGGCGTAGTCAACAAACTCGGCTGTCGTCCCGGACACGCGAAGCGCAGATTCGGGAGCCATAGCCACAGGGAGGAGTTTGGCAGAGACTCGGAGTTTGCAGCTCGCGCGGCGACTTCTCCCCGGGGTTATGGGTCCCGGGTTCGCGACTTCGTCGCGCCCCGGGATGACGGATTGAGTTTGTCGATGCGGCTGCCCGCAACATCCACACAGGAACCGCCCCTTCGCACCTGCACTCTCACAAACCCTGCGGCCTTCCGTCATCCGAATTGTCGAGGCCGCGTGCGGCCTTACTGGTTGCCTCTCTCGACTCGCGTCGCTATCGTCCGACCAAACAGGCCACAAAAGGCCGATGTCCAGGGAGGATGAGCATGCGGAGCGTGTGGGCGCTCGCCGCAATGGCGGCGCTATCTGTGCTGACGGCCTCAACCGCCACGCTCGCCGGCGAGCCCAAACAGGGCGGAATCCTGCGGATGTATCACCGCGACAGCCCGGCGAACGCATCCATCCTCGAAGGCGCGACCTATTCGATCAACGTGCCGTTCATGGGGGTGTTCAACAACCTCGTCATCTACGACCAGCATATCGCGCAGAACAGTCCCGATACGCTGAGGCCCGAACTGGCCGAGAGCTGGACCTGGAGCAGCGACAACAAGAAGCTGACGTTCAAGCTGCGCCAGGGCGTGAAATGGCACGACGGCAAGCCGTTCACATCGGCCGACGTCAAGTGCACCTTCGATCTTCTGATGGGCAAGTCGCAGCAGAAGCTGCGGCAGAATCCGCGCAAGTCCTGGTACAGCGAAGTCAACGACGTCACGCCCAATGGCGAATTCGAGGTCTCCTTCGATCTGAAGCGGCCGCAGCCCTCGCTGCTGGCGATGCTCGCGTCCGGTTACACGCCGATCTATCCGTGTCACGTCTCGCCGGCGGACATGCGCACGCGCCCGATCGGAACCGGACCGTTCAAGTTCGTCGAGTTCAAGGCCAATGAATCGATCAAGCTGACCAAAAATCCGGACTATTGGAAGAAGGGTCTGCCCTATCTCGACGGCATCGAGTACACGATCATCACGAACCGCTCGACCGCGATTCTCGCCTTCGTCGCCGGCAAGTTCGACATGACCTTCCCGACGCACATCACCATCCCGCTTCTCAAGGACATCAAGTCGCAGGCGCCGAACGCGATCTGCGTCGTCGAGCCGACCAACGTTTCCACCAACATCATCGTCAATTCGAGCTCGGCGCCGTTCGACAACATCGATATTCGCCGGGCGATGGCGATGGCACTCGACCGCAAGGCTTTCGTCGATATCCTGTTCGAAGGTCAGGCCGATATCGGCGGCACCATGCTGCCGCCGCCGCAGGGCATCTGGGGCATGCCCAAGGACAAGCTGGCGACCATTCCCGGCTACGGTCCGGACGTGAACGCGAGCCGGGAGGAGGCCAAGAAGCTGATGCAGAAGGCGGGCTATGGTCCGGACAAGCATCTCGCGGTGAAGGTCTCGACGCGCAATCTCGCGGAATATCGCGATCCCGCGGTGATCCTGATCGACCAGCTCAAGAGCATCTATATCGACGGCGAGCTCGACGTCGTGGAAACCGCCAACTGGTTCCCGAAAGTCGCGCGCAAGGACTACATGCTCGGCCTCAATCTGACCGGCAATTCCGTCGACGATCCCGACCAGTCTTTTTACGAAAACTATTCCTGCGGCTCGGAGCGGAACTACACCAATTACTGCAACAGGGAGATCGAGAAGCTGTTCGACGTGCAGTCGCAGGAGACCGACATCAGCAAGCGCAAGCCGCTGGTCTGGGAGATCGACAAGAAGCTGCAGGAGGACGTCGCCCGCCCGATCATCTTCCATGCACGCGCCGGCACCTGCTGGCAGCCCTATGTCAAAGGAGTCACGATCATGTCGAACAGCTCCTATAACGGCTTTCGCTACGAGGACGTCTGGCTCGACAAGTAGCGCGCCGAGCTGACGGTTCGACAGGAGGCGATGCATGTTTGCCTATCTGGTGCGGCGCCTGTTCCTGATGCTCGTGACCCTGTTCGGGATCTCGGTCGTCATCTTCTTCCTGCTGCGCATCGTGCCTGGCAACATCGTCGACATCCTGTTCGCGGCGGCTGGTTACGTCGATCCGGCCGACAAAGTCGATCTCGAGAAGCAGCTCGGCATCGATCAGCCGCTGGTGATGCAATATCTGCACTGGATCAGCGGCCTGCTGCACGGCGATCTCGGTTACTCCTATGTGTCGGAGAAGCCCGCACTTCAGGAGATCCTGCCGCGGATTCCGATCACCGCACGCCTTGCCGGCCTCGCGCTGCTGTTCTCGGCGTCCATCGGCATCCCGCTCGGCGTCATCAGCGCGGTGAAGCAGGGCACGCGGCTCGACTATGCCTTGCGCGTCATCAGCCTCAGCGGCCTGTCGCTGCCCTCGTTCTGGCTCGGCCTGCTCATCCTCACCGCATCGGTGGCAATGTTCGGCCAGATGCCGATCTTCAATCCCAATCCGCAAACCTGGCTCGAGGCCTTCGCGACCTACGCCGTGCCGGCCGCCGCAGTCGGCTTCCGCAGCGCGGCGCTGACCATGCGCATCACGCGCTCCTCGATGCTGGAGGTGCTGCGGCAGGACTATATCCGCACCGCGCGCGCCAAGGGCGCGTCCGATGCTGCCGTGAACTACCATCACGCGTTGAAGAACGCGATCCTGCCCGTCATCACCGTGATCGGCATCGAGGCCGCGTTTCTGATCGGCGGACTCATCGTAACGGAAACGGTGTTCAACATCCCCGGCGTCGCGCGCTTCCTGGTCGAGGCGATCCGCTGGCGCGACTATCCGATCGTGCAGAATCTCGTGATGCTGATTGCGGTGGTGGTGGTCAGCGCGAATTTCATCGTTGACATGCTGTATGCGGTGTTCGATCCGCGGATCAGGTACACGGACTAGGCGCATGATTTTTGGTCACACTGCGCGTGCGCTCTCCTACATCTCTCCCCGCTTGCGGGCAGAGGTCGAATTTGCGCGACGCGCAAATTCGGGTGAGGGGGAGTCTCCGCGAGGCCATCTGCCACCTCCCTCGCGGAGAGCCCCCCTCACCCCGACCCTCTCAGCGCGAGCGAAGCTCGCCGCGATCCCGCACGCGGGGAGAGGGGGAAGGTAGACCTATGGCCGCAATCGACTACGACGTTGAACTGAGGCGGGCCGGCGCCTATGCGACCGGCGGCTGGCGGCGCGTGCTGTTCCTGGCGCAGCGGCACGTGCTGGGTGCGGCCGGGCTTACCATTATCATCGTGTTCGTGCTCACGGCCGTCTTCGCCGATTTTATCGCGCGCTATGACCCGCTGACGGTCGATGCCGCGCGCGCGCTGGCGCGCCCGAGCTGGGCGCACTGGATGGGTACGGACTCGTTCGGCCGCGACGTGTTCAGCCGCATCATCCACGGCGCGCGGATCTCGCTCGCAGTCGGCATCGGCTCGACGGCGCTCGGCGGAACCATCGGCGTCATCGTCGGCCTCACCTCCGGCTATCTCTCCGGCTGGGTCGACCTCGTGTTCCAGCGCGTCTCCGACATCCTCCAGGCGCTGCCGCTGCTGGTGCTCGCCCTGATCATGACGGCGGCGCTCGGTCCATCCTTGCCGAACGTCATCATCGCCATCGCGATTCCGCTGATCCCGACCGTGTCGCGCGTCACCCGCGCCAACACGCTGGCCCTGCGGGAGCTGCCCTTTATCGAAGCCGCCAAGTCGATCGGCATGAGCGAGGTGCGGATCGCGCTGCATCACGTGCTGCCCAACACGCTGGCGCCGCTGATCGTGCTCGCCACCGCCCAACTCGGCTCGACCATCCTGACCGAGGCTTCGCTCTCCTTCCTCGGCCTCGGCATTCCCGAGCCTTATCCGTCATGGGGCCGCATGCTGTCGGAATCCGCCGCCGAATATGTCCGCACCGCGCCATGGCTAGTGATCTTCCCCGGCGTCGCGATCAGCCTCGCCGTGTTCGGCGCCAATTTGTTCGGTGACGCCTTGCGCGACATCCTCGATCCCCGGCAGCGCGGCTGATGGCTGACACATCCGACCTCGTGCTCGAAGTGAAGAACCTGAAGACGGTGTTCTTCACCAATTCCGGCCTCTTCAAGGCCGTGGACGACATCTCCTTCACGGTGAAGCGCGGCGAAACGCTGGCGATCGTCGGCGAATCCGGCTGCGGCAAGAGCGTCACTGCGCTGTCCTTGATGCGGCTGGTGCCCGATCCGCCCGGTCGTATCGTCGGCGGCTCGGTCTCGCTCGAAGGCACCGATCTGCTCGCGCTGGACGAAGCGCAGATGCGCAAGATCCGGGGCAACCGCATCTCCATGATCTTCCAGGAGCCGATGACCTCGCTCAATCCGGTGATGCGGATCGGCGACCAGATCGTCGAGGCGGTGCGGCTGCACCGGAAGCTGCCGGCCAGGCAGGCGCATGACATCGCCGTCGAAATGCTGCGGCTGGTGCGCATTCCCGAACCTGCCCGGCGTGCGCGCGAATATCCGCACCAGCTCTCAGGCGGCATGCGCCAACGCGCGATGATCGCGATGGCGCTGGCGTGCCGGCCGGCGCTGCTGATTGCGGACGAGCCGACCACCGCGCTCGACGTCACCATCCAGGCGCAAATTTTGGCGCTGATCCTCGATCTCCAGAAGGAGCTCGGCACCGGCCTCGTGCTGATCACGCATGATCTCGGCGTCGTCGCGCAGACCGCGCAGCGCGTGATCGTGATGTATGCGGGGCGGAAGGTCGAGGAAGCCAGTGTCGAGGCGCTGTTCGCCGCGCCGAAGCATCCCTATACACGCGGGCTGATGGCCTCGATCCCGGCCGTGCCAGCGTCCGGCGTCGCGGCGCAGGAGCGGCTGAACGAGATCCCTGGCACCGTGCCGTCGCTGGTGCGGCTGCCGAAAGGCTGCGCCTTTGCTCCGCGCTGCAAGCTCGCGGTGAAGCGCTGCGAGGAATATCCGCCGCTTATCGACTGGGGCGGCGGCCACCTCGCCGCATGCTGGCGCGCGGAAGAAGTTGCGGAGGTGGCATGACCGAGGCTTTGCTCGAAGTCACCGATCTCAAGAAGCATTACCCCGTGCGCGCCGGGGTGCTGCGCCGGCAGGTCGGCACCGTGCACTCAGTCGACGGCGTCTCGTTCTCACTGGGTGCCGGCGAGACACTCGGGCTCGTCGGTGAATCCGGCTGCGGCAAGTCGACGGTGGCGCGCAGCGTGCTGCGGCTGGTCGAGCCGACCTCGGGCCAGATTCGTCTCGGCGGTAAGGACATCACGCATCTGTCCAAGACGGCACTGCGTCCGCATCGCCGCGCGATGCAGATCGTGTTCCAGGACCCGTTCGCCTCGCTCAATCCGCGCATGACCGCGGGCGACATCGTCGGCGAGCCGCTCGCCGTGCACGGCCTCGCCATCGGCAAGGCGCTGGAGGCGCGCGTCGCAAAACTGTTCGAGCAGGTCGGCTTGCGGCCGGACCAGATGCGCAATTTCCCGCATCAATTCTCCGGCGGCCAGCGCCAGCGCATCTGCATCGCGCGCGCACTGGCGCTCGAACCGCGGCTGATCGTCTGCGACGAGCCGGTCTCCGCGCTCGACGTCTCGATCCAGGCGCAGGTGATCAATCTGCTGATCGATTTGCAACGCCAGCACGGCTTCTCCTATCTCTTCATCGCGCACGATCTCGCCGTCGTCGCCCATATCAGCCACCGCGTCGCCGTGATGTATCTCGGCCGCATCGTCGAGATCGCCGACAAGGACGAGCTGTTTCGCAATCCGCGCCATCCCTATACCCAGGCCCTGCTCGCCTCCGTGCCGATCGCCAATCCGCTGGCGAAGAAACTGGTGCCGCTGGTCGATGGCGACGTGCCAAGCCCGGTCAATCCGCCCTCCGGCTGCGCATTTCATACGCGGTGCCGGTTCGCGATGGAGCGGTGCAAGACGGAGCGGCCGGCGCTGGTTGATGCCGGCGATGGGCATCAGGTGGCGTGTCTGCTCAATGAGGGGACGGGGCGGAGTGCGCAGGTGCCGTAGGGTGGGTTCGCGAAGCGTAACCCACCTCTGTTCGCATCCGCGGATCTAGACCGTGGTGGGTTACGCTTCGCTAACCCACCCTACGATTGCGGAGCTCGTCGCGCCGACTAAGCCTCGATCTCCGCGACGATCCTGCCCGTGGTCACCTGCTCGCCCTCGGCAACGCCGA comes from Bradyrhizobium diazoefficiens and encodes:
- a CDS encoding ABC transporter ATP-binding protein translates to MTEALLEVTDLKKHYPVRAGVLRRQVGTVHSVDGVSFSLGAGETLGLVGESGCGKSTVARSVLRLVEPTSGQIRLGGKDITHLSKTALRPHRRAMQIVFQDPFASLNPRMTAGDIVGEPLAVHGLAIGKALEARVAKLFEQVGLRPDQMRNFPHQFSGGQRQRICIARALALEPRLIVCDEPVSALDVSIQAQVINLLIDLQRQHGFSYLFIAHDLAVVAHISHRVAVMYLGRIVEIADKDELFRNPRHPYTQALLASVPIANPLAKKLVPLVDGDVPSPVNPPSGCAFHTRCRFAMERCKTERPALVDAGDGHQVACLLNEGTGRSAQVP
- a CDS encoding ABC transporter substrate-binding protein — encoded protein: MRSVWALAAMAALSVLTASTATLAGEPKQGGILRMYHRDSPANASILEGATYSINVPFMGVFNNLVIYDQHIAQNSPDTLRPELAESWTWSSDNKKLTFKLRQGVKWHDGKPFTSADVKCTFDLLMGKSQQKLRQNPRKSWYSEVNDVTPNGEFEVSFDLKRPQPSLLAMLASGYTPIYPCHVSPADMRTRPIGTGPFKFVEFKANESIKLTKNPDYWKKGLPYLDGIEYTIITNRSTAILAFVAGKFDMTFPTHITIPLLKDIKSQAPNAICVVEPTNVSTNIIVNSSSAPFDNIDIRRAMAMALDRKAFVDILFEGQADIGGTMLPPPQGIWGMPKDKLATIPGYGPDVNASREEAKKLMQKAGYGPDKHLAVKVSTRNLAEYRDPAVILIDQLKSIYIDGELDVVETANWFPKVARKDYMLGLNLTGNSVDDPDQSFYENYSCGSERNYTNYCNREIEKLFDVQSQETDISKRKPLVWEIDKKLQEDVARPIIFHARAGTCWQPYVKGVTIMSNSSYNGFRYEDVWLDK
- a CDS encoding ABC transporter permease; its protein translation is MFAYLVRRLFLMLVTLFGISVVIFFLLRIVPGNIVDILFAAAGYVDPADKVDLEKQLGIDQPLVMQYLHWISGLLHGDLGYSYVSEKPALQEILPRIPITARLAGLALLFSASIGIPLGVISAVKQGTRLDYALRVISLSGLSLPSFWLGLLILTASVAMFGQMPIFNPNPQTWLEAFATYAVPAAAVGFRSAALTMRITRSSMLEVLRQDYIRTARAKGASDAAVNYHHALKNAILPVITVIGIEAAFLIGGLIVTETVFNIPGVARFLVEAIRWRDYPIVQNLVMLIAVVVVSANFIVDMLYAVFDPRIRYTD
- a CDS encoding ABC transporter permease is translated as MAAIDYDVELRRAGAYATGGWRRVLFLAQRHVLGAAGLTIIIVFVLTAVFADFIARYDPLTVDAARALARPSWAHWMGTDSFGRDVFSRIIHGARISLAVGIGSTALGGTIGVIVGLTSGYLSGWVDLVFQRVSDILQALPLLVLALIMTAALGPSLPNVIIAIAIPLIPTVSRVTRANTLALRELPFIEAAKSIGMSEVRIALHHVLPNTLAPLIVLATAQLGSTILTEASLSFLGLGIPEPYPSWGRMLSESAAEYVRTAPWLVIFPGVAISLAVFGANLFGDALRDILDPRQRG
- a CDS encoding ABC transporter ATP-binding protein; this translates as MADTSDLVLEVKNLKTVFFTNSGLFKAVDDISFTVKRGETLAIVGESGCGKSVTALSLMRLVPDPPGRIVGGSVSLEGTDLLALDEAQMRKIRGNRISMIFQEPMTSLNPVMRIGDQIVEAVRLHRKLPARQAHDIAVEMLRLVRIPEPARRAREYPHQLSGGMRQRAMIAMALACRPALLIADEPTTALDVTIQAQILALILDLQKELGTGLVLITHDLGVVAQTAQRVIVMYAGRKVEEASVEALFAAPKHPYTRGLMASIPAVPASGVAAQERLNEIPGTVPSLVRLPKGCAFAPRCKLAVKRCEEYPPLIDWGGGHLAACWRAEEVAEVA